From one Rubrobacter xylanophilus genomic stretch:
- a CDS encoding AMP-dependent synthetase/ligase, with protein MRPEEIGSLNNLVEALHRNAVGRGGEGALHRKVGGRWEAVSYGELYGMVRDFAAGLGGLGVGRGERVGLIARNRVEWPVTDFAVQSLGAATVPVYPTLEPEQIAHILADCEARVVVVEDEELLGRVSSVREELPALEHVILMEGEGATPFGEVLRAGRERPLEGWEEGWRSLGREDVATIIYTSGTTGRPKGAVLTHGNILSNLEGIQDALTVHPEDVFLSFLPLSHVFERTCGQFLALAVGASVYYAESVEKVPENLREVRPTVMPSVPRLYEKMHDRVRAMVAGGSSVKRWLFGRALAAGKRRYEVMDRGGRPGVLLRAELALYDRLVFRRLREAVGGRVRFFVSGGAKLDAEVGKFFYAAGIRIMEGYGLTETSPVIACNRLEKPRFGTVGLPLSNLEVRISSEGEIQVRGPSVMRGYFRDERSTGEAFTQDGFFRTGDIGSFDEDGYLTVTDRLKSIIVLSTGKNVAPQPIESALVTAPHISQAVVVGEGRKYVSVLVVPDYAAVRKTLGVGGTDEELSGDGRVQRLIEREVEEATRGFADYERPKKVALLPRELSQEAGELTPTLKVKTRVVQRRYGGYIERLYA; from the coding sequence ATGCGTCCGGAGGAGATCGGGAGCCTCAACAACCTGGTGGAGGCCCTGCACCGGAACGCTGTGGGGCGTGGCGGCGAGGGTGCGCTGCACCGCAAGGTCGGGGGGCGGTGGGAGGCCGTCTCCTACGGGGAGCTCTACGGCATGGTCCGGGATTTCGCCGCCGGGCTCGGCGGGCTCGGGGTAGGCAGGGGTGAGAGGGTCGGCCTCATCGCGCGCAACCGGGTGGAGTGGCCTGTCACCGACTTCGCCGTGCAGAGCCTTGGTGCGGCGACGGTACCGGTGTATCCGACGCTGGAGCCGGAGCAGATAGCGCACATCCTCGCCGACTGCGAGGCCCGGGTGGTCGTGGTGGAGGACGAGGAGCTGCTGGGACGGGTCTCCTCGGTGAGGGAAGAGCTTCCGGCTCTGGAGCACGTGATCCTGATGGAGGGGGAAGGGGCCACGCCCTTCGGAGAGGTGCTACGGGCGGGGAGGGAGCGGCCGCTCGAGGGATGGGAGGAGGGCTGGCGCTCGCTCGGGCGGGAGGACGTGGCGACCATCATCTACACCTCCGGGACCACCGGGCGGCCCAAGGGAGCGGTTCTCACCCACGGCAACATCCTCTCCAATCTGGAGGGCATCCAGGACGCGCTCACCGTCCATCCGGAGGACGTCTTCCTCTCCTTTCTGCCGCTCTCGCACGTCTTCGAGCGGACCTGCGGGCAGTTTCTCGCGCTCGCGGTCGGGGCGAGCGTGTACTATGCGGAGTCCGTGGAGAAGGTGCCGGAGAACCTGCGCGAGGTACGGCCCACCGTAATGCCCAGCGTGCCCCGGCTCTACGAGAAGATGCACGACCGGGTGAGGGCCATGGTCGCCGGGGGGTCGTCGGTCAAGCGCTGGCTCTTCGGGCGGGCGCTGGCGGCCGGCAAGCGCCGGTACGAGGTCATGGACCGGGGTGGGCGGCCGGGCGTTCTGCTCAGGGCCGAGCTCGCGCTGTACGACCGGCTCGTCTTCCGGCGACTCCGGGAGGCCGTGGGGGGGAGGGTACGCTTCTTCGTCTCCGGGGGGGCCAAGCTCGACGCCGAGGTGGGGAAGTTCTTCTACGCGGCCGGGATCAGGATCATGGAGGGCTACGGGCTCACCGAGACCTCGCCCGTCATCGCCTGCAACCGGCTCGAGAAGCCGCGCTTCGGGACCGTGGGGCTGCCGCTCTCCAACCTGGAGGTCAGGATCTCCTCCGAGGGGGAGATCCAGGTGCGGGGGCCGAGCGTCATGCGGGGGTACTTCCGGGACGAGCGGTCCACCGGGGAGGCCTTCACGCAGGACGGCTTCTTCCGCACCGGGGACATCGGCTCCTTCGACGAGGACGGCTACCTCACCGTGACAGACCGGCTCAAGAGCATCATCGTGCTCAGCACCGGCAAGAACGTCGCCCCCCAGCCCATAGAGTCCGCGCTGGTCACGGCTCCCCACATCTCGCAGGCCGTGGTCGTCGGCGAGGGGCGCAAGTACGTCTCGGTCCTCGTGGTCCCGGATTACGCGGCGGTGCGAAAGACGCTCGGGGTCGGGGGGACGGACGAGGAGCTCTCCGGGGACGGGCGGGTGCAGCGGCTCATCGAGCGCGAGGTCGAGGAGGCCACACGGGGGTTCGCGGACTACGAGCGGCCCAAGAAGGTCGCCCTGCTGCCGAGAGAGCTCTCGCAGGAGGCCGGTGAGCTCACTCCCACGCTCAAGGTCAAGACCCGGGTCGTGCAGCGGCGCTACGGGGGTTACATAGAGAGGCTCTATGCGTGA
- a CDS encoding PadR family transcriptional regulator, translating into MREREAGRTTPRDIFIGEVKTRSIFPLLILHLVSKRPEYGNSLIRKIGELTGGVMSVSPNTVYPLLRRMEEKGYLTAEWEDPDTRSRRFYTITPRGREKYEEMRERFGEHLMRVKEAIEALQKEIYG; encoded by the coding sequence ATGCGTGAGCGGGAGGCCGGGCGGACGACGCCGCGCGACATCTTCATCGGCGAGGTCAAGACCCGCAGCATCTTCCCCCTGCTCATCCTGCATCTCGTCAGCAAGCGCCCCGAGTACGGCAACAGCCTCATCCGGAAGATCGGGGAGCTCACCGGCGGGGTCATGAGCGTCTCGCCCAACACCGTCTACCCGCTGCTGCGGCGGATGGAGGAGAAGGGCTATCTGACCGCCGAGTGGGAGGACCCGGACACCCGGAGCCGCCGGTTCTACACCATCACCCCGCGCGGCAGGGAGAAGTACGAGGAGATGAGGGAGCGTTTCGGGGAGCACCTGATGCGGGTAAAGGAGGCCATCGAGGCGCTGCAGAAGGAGATCTATGGGTGA
- a CDS encoding DUF4442 domain-containing protein, with protein MGEAPAVRESPRTRLFRAAMNLYPAYRGTGGRVVRISADWREVLVRLPLNWRTRNYMGTIFGGSIYAAVDPFYALMLIKNLGDGYEVWDKAASVRFRRPGRQTLYARFVLGEEEIEAVRAATAGGSPADRRYTVDLKTASGEVCAVVEKVVYVRREAPRERREVG; from the coding sequence ATGGGTGAGGCGCCGGCCGTCAGGGAGTCGCCGAGGACCCGCCTTTTCCGGGCTGCGATGAACCTCTATCCAGCCTACCGGGGAACCGGGGGGCGGGTCGTACGCATCTCCGCCGACTGGAGGGAGGTGCTGGTGCGGCTTCCGCTGAACTGGAGGACCCGCAACTACATGGGCACCATCTTCGGGGGGAGCATCTACGCCGCGGTCGACCCCTTCTACGCCCTCATGCTCATCAAGAACCTTGGGGACGGGTATGAGGTGTGGGACAAGGCTGCCAGCGTCCGCTTCCGGCGACCCGGCCGGCAGACGCTGTACGCCCGCTTCGTGCTCGGGGAGGAGGAGATAGAGGCCGTGCGCGCGGCAACCGCCGGTGGAAGCCCCGCGGACCGCCGCTACACGGTGGACCTGAAGACCGCTTCGGGGGAGGTGTGTGCGGTGGTGGAGAAGGTCGTCTACGTCAGGCGCGAGGCGCCGCGAGAGAGACGGGAGGTGGGATGA
- a CDS encoding acyl-CoA dehydrogenase family protein — MRVLTRAEGLKSATDFYLLDELLSEEERSVRERVRTFCEEEVLPVISDYWNREEFPFELVGKFADLGIVGGAIRGYGCPGLSRLAEGIVAAELARADGSINTFYGVHSGLAMGTIAMLGSEEQKERWLPAMARMEKIGAFGLTEPEHGSDAVMLETTARREGEEWVLNGRKKWIGNASFADLIVIWARDLSDGEVKGFVVEREAAGDALSTEVIKGKTGKRAVWQAEIELRDVRVPHENKLEGANSFQDTSKVLTATRYGVAWEGVGHAVAAYEAALAYAKQRKIFTRPLESYQLIQNKLANMLSEITAMQLICFRLAQLFEEGKMTGGMASLAKMHTAKKARQVCLEARDILGGNGLLLEHVVGKHLADVEVVYTYEGTDIVQSLIVGREITGTQAFAPSRRG, encoded by the coding sequence TTGCGGGTGCTCACGAGAGCGGAAGGACTGAAGAGCGCGACGGACTTTTACCTGCTCGACGAGCTTCTCAGCGAGGAGGAGCGTTCGGTGAGGGAGAGGGTCAGGACCTTCTGTGAGGAGGAGGTTCTCCCCGTCATAAGCGACTACTGGAACCGGGAGGAATTCCCCTTCGAGCTGGTCGGGAAGTTCGCCGACCTGGGGATAGTGGGAGGTGCGATCAGGGGGTATGGCTGTCCGGGGCTCAGCCGGCTGGCCGAGGGGATCGTCGCGGCGGAGCTGGCGCGGGCCGACGGGAGCATAAACACCTTCTACGGGGTGCATTCCGGGCTCGCGATGGGCACCATAGCCATGCTCGGCAGCGAGGAGCAGAAGGAGCGGTGGCTGCCGGCGATGGCGCGGATGGAGAAGATCGGGGCCTTCGGCCTCACCGAGCCCGAGCACGGCTCCGACGCGGTGATGCTGGAGACCACCGCCCGCCGGGAGGGTGAGGAGTGGGTCCTGAACGGGAGGAAGAAGTGGATCGGCAACGCCTCCTTCGCCGACCTGATCGTCATCTGGGCCCGCGATCTCTCGGACGGCGAGGTGAAGGGCTTCGTGGTCGAGAGGGAGGCCGCCGGGGACGCGCTCTCCACCGAGGTCATAAAGGGCAAGACCGGCAAGCGCGCCGTCTGGCAGGCCGAGATAGAGCTGCGGGACGTCCGGGTCCCGCACGAGAACAAGCTGGAGGGGGCCAACTCCTTCCAGGACACCTCCAAAGTCCTCACCGCCACCCGCTACGGGGTCGCCTGGGAGGGCGTGGGGCACGCCGTGGCCGCCTACGAGGCCGCCCTCGCCTACGCCAAGCAGCGCAAGATCTTCACCCGGCCGCTGGAGAGCTACCAGCTCATCCAGAACAAGCTCGCCAACATGCTCTCCGAGATAACCGCCATGCAGCTCATCTGCTTCCGGCTGGCGCAGCTCTTCGAGGAGGGCAAGATGACCGGCGGGATGGCCTCGCTGGCCAAGATGCACACGGCCAAGAAGGCCCGGCAGGTGTGCCTCGAGGCCCGCGATATCCTCGGGGGCAACGGGCTCCTTCTGGAGCACGTGGTGGGTAAGCACCTCGCCGACGTGGAGGTGGTCTACACCTACGAGGGCACCGACATCGTCCAGTCGCTCATCGTGGGCCGGGAGATAACCGGCACCCAGGCCTTCGCCCCCTCCCGCAGAGGATAA
- a CDS encoding helix-turn-helix domain-containing protein: protein MEEIGTRVDVGRILAEVGRRVRRARVARGMTLEGLSAASGVSVAHLSRLESGGRQPSLATLLSVAAGLGVSISELIEERPRPGIVVRGSESPVFEGNGMRFQPLTPEAGPAGISAVKVIFPKDRRESGRHRHEGEEWLYVVSGRLRLTLGGEVVELEAGDAAYFDGTLEHSFEVLGDEYVEMLMVAGAVGGPGRPAPALHERHGLYDEGGESGR, encoded by the coding sequence ATGGAAGAGATCGGGACGAGGGTGGATGTCGGGAGGATTCTGGCCGAGGTTGGCAGGAGGGTACGTCGGGCGCGTGTGGCGCGGGGCATGACGCTTGAGGGGCTGTCGGCGGCGAGTGGGGTATCGGTGGCGCATCTGTCGCGGCTCGAGAGCGGGGGGCGGCAGCCGTCGCTGGCGACTTTGCTCAGCGTGGCGGCGGGTCTTGGGGTTTCCATCTCGGAGCTCATCGAGGAGCGTCCGAGGCCGGGCATCGTGGTTCGTGGGTCGGAGTCGCCGGTTTTCGAGGGGAACGGGATGAGGTTCCAACCGCTCACGCCGGAGGCCGGGCCGGCGGGGATCTCGGCGGTCAAGGTGATCTTCCCGAAGGACCGCAGGGAGTCTGGACGCCATCGCCACGAGGGCGAGGAATGGCTGTACGTCGTCTCCGGTCGTCTCCGGCTCACGCTCGGCGGCGAGGTCGTCGAGCTGGAAGCCGGAGATGCGGCGTATTTCGACGGGACGCTCGAACATTCCTTCGAGGTTCTCGGCGACGAGTACGTGGAGATGCTCATGGTCGCCGGAGCGGTGGGCGGACCGGGGCGTCCGGCGCCCGCGCTGCACGAGAGGCACGGGTTGTACGACGAGGGAGGAGAAAGTGGCCGATAA
- the aceA gene encoding isocitrate lyase, producing MLDGKEQVAEIEREWGTERWEGIERPYSAEDVHRLRGSVRIEHTLARMGAERLWRLIRERPFVRALGALTGNQAVQQVKAGLEAIYVSGWQVAADANLANHTYPDQSLYPANSAPNLVRRINQALQRADQIHHAEGKNGTYWFAPIVADAEAGFGGALNVFEITKAMIEAGAAGVHFEDQLASEKKCGHMGGKVLLPTSQAIRNLIAARLAADVMGVPTVLIARTDGDAANLLTSDVDPADEPFLTGERTVEGFYRVKAGLEQAIARGLAYAPYADMVWCETSTPDLGEAREFAEAIHERFPGKPLAYNCSPSFNWKRYLSPEEMRTFQEKLGEMGYKFQFVTLAGFHSLNYSMFELSRQYGERGMAAYSELQEAEFAAEKHGYTATKHQREVGAGYFDEVAQVVAGGMASTTALTGSTEEVQFND from the coding sequence ATGCTCGACGGCAAGGAGCAGGTGGCGGAGATCGAGAGGGAGTGGGGGACTGAGCGCTGGGAGGGGATAGAGCGTCCCTATTCGGCGGAGGACGTGCACCGGCTGCGGGGTTCGGTGCGTATAGAGCACACGCTGGCGCGGATGGGGGCTGAGCGGTTGTGGCGTCTGATCCGGGAGCGGCCCTTTGTGCGGGCGCTGGGGGCTCTGACGGGCAATCAGGCGGTGCAGCAGGTCAAGGCGGGGCTTGAGGCGATCTACGTCTCTGGCTGGCAGGTGGCTGCGGACGCCAACCTGGCGAACCACACCTACCCCGACCAGAGCCTCTACCCGGCCAACTCCGCTCCCAACCTGGTGCGCAGGATCAACCAGGCGCTGCAGCGGGCCGACCAGATCCACCACGCCGAGGGCAAGAACGGCACCTACTGGTTCGCGCCCATCGTGGCCGACGCGGAGGCCGGCTTCGGGGGGGCGCTCAACGTCTTCGAGATCACAAAGGCCATGATCGAGGCCGGGGCCGCGGGCGTCCACTTCGAGGACCAGCTGGCTTCGGAGAAGAAGTGCGGGCACATGGGGGGCAAGGTGCTCCTGCCGACCTCCCAGGCCATAAGGAACCTCATCGCCGCCAGGCTCGCAGCCGACGTGATGGGGGTTCCCACCGTCCTCATCGCCCGCACCGACGGGGACGCGGCGAACCTGCTCACCTCGGACGTGGACCCCGCCGACGAGCCCTTCCTCACCGGGGAGCGCACCGTCGAGGGCTTCTACCGGGTCAAGGCGGGACTGGAGCAGGCCATAGCCCGCGGGCTCGCCTACGCGCCGTACGCGGACATGGTGTGGTGCGAGACCTCCACGCCCGACCTCGGCGAGGCGCGGGAGTTCGCCGAGGCCATCCACGAGCGGTTCCCGGGCAAGCCGCTGGCCTACAACTGCTCGCCGTCGTTCAACTGGAAGCGCTACCTCTCCCCGGAGGAGATGCGCACCTTCCAGGAGAAGCTCGGCGAGATGGGCTACAAGTTCCAGTTCGTGACCCTGGCGGGCTTCCACTCGCTCAACTACTCCATGTTCGAGCTCTCCCGTCAGTACGGCGAGCGGGGCATGGCCGCCTACTCGGAGCTGCAGGAGGCGGAGTTCGCCGCCGAGAAGCACGGCTACACCGCCACCAAGCACCAGCGGGAGGTCGGTGCCGGATACTTCGACGAGGTGGCCCAGGTCGTCGCGGGCGGCATGGCCTCGACGACCGCGCTCACCGGCTCGACCGAGGAGGTGCAGTTCAACGACTGA
- a CDS encoding 3-hydroxyacyl-CoA dehydrogenase/enoyl-CoA hydratase family protein, whose translation MRKIRKVAVLGAGTMGAAIAAHCANAGLEVELLDIAPGEGEDKDAVVKAGFERMKQARPPALMSQRVAERIRLGNFEEDFGRIADADWVVEAIVERLEPKRELMARVERTAREDAIISSNTSGIPLRRIAEGRGEGFRRRFLGTHFFNPPRYLKLLELIPTGDTDPEVVRRMRDFGERVLGKGAVVAKDTPNFIGNRLGSFAGMQSVSYALENGYGIEEVDAITGPLIGHPKTATFRLNDTVGLDIAVGVAENLYEAVPEDESREEFRPHPKLKEMIRRNLLGNKTGAGFYKRVREDGRTVFYVLDLETFEHRPPENPRIPIVEEAQRQGDLASRLRFLVSKADEDRHARYVRDTLLPYLAYASRRVPEISDTLEDVDHAMEWGFGHEAGPFRTWDMLGVAETAELMRSMGLEVAPWVEEMLEAGGESFYRREDGRELVYSPLRKEYAPVREDPLVISLERLREEGRELARNDSASLLDLGDGVLCLEFHSRGNSIDRGVIEMGFRALRELEREEVVGLVVGNEGHNFCVGANLVEIAQAVQNGGVGQVGESVDALHRLLMGFRFSEKPVVAAPRGQTLGGGLEICLHAARVVAAAESYMGLVEAGVGLIPAGGGTKEMVRRTVSRALRQAPDSPPLPFLQKAFETIATARVSGSALEARELGFLDEDDPVVMNADHLLYHAKDEVLDLADSYSPPEGGNDVYAAGVQARAALLMAVRSMQWGRYATEYDGVIAGHLARVMTGGELSMPQWVPEEHILRLEKEAFLALLGNRKTHERIEAMLKTGKPLRN comes from the coding sequence ATGAGAAAGATACGCAAGGTCGCTGTTCTGGGGGCCGGCACGATGGGGGCGGCCATCGCCGCCCACTGCGCCAACGCCGGGCTGGAGGTGGAGCTTCTGGACATCGCCCCCGGGGAGGGGGAGGACAAGGACGCCGTCGTGAAGGCCGGCTTCGAGCGGATGAAGCAGGCCCGGCCGCCGGCGCTCATGAGCCAGCGGGTCGCCGAGAGGATCCGGCTCGGCAACTTCGAGGAGGACTTCGGGCGCATAGCCGACGCCGACTGGGTCGTGGAGGCCATCGTAGAGCGGCTCGAGCCCAAGCGGGAGCTCATGGCCCGGGTTGAGCGGACGGCGCGGGAGGACGCGATCATCTCCTCCAACACCTCGGGCATCCCGCTGCGCCGGATCGCCGAGGGACGGGGCGAGGGCTTCCGGCGCCGCTTTCTCGGGACGCACTTCTTCAACCCGCCGCGCTACCTCAAGCTGCTGGAGCTGATCCCCACCGGGGACACCGACCCCGAGGTCGTGCGGCGGATGCGGGACTTCGGCGAGCGCGTGCTCGGCAAGGGGGCGGTCGTCGCCAAGGACACCCCCAACTTCATCGGCAACCGGCTCGGTTCCTTCGCCGGGATGCAGTCGGTGAGCTACGCCCTGGAGAACGGCTACGGGATCGAGGAGGTCGACGCCATAACCGGTCCCCTCATCGGGCACCCGAAGACCGCCACCTTCCGGCTCAACGACACCGTGGGGCTGGACATAGCCGTGGGCGTCGCCGAGAACCTCTACGAGGCCGTCCCGGAGGACGAGTCGCGGGAGGAGTTCAGGCCCCATCCGAAGCTGAAGGAGATGATCCGGCGCAACCTCCTCGGGAACAAGACCGGCGCCGGCTTCTACAAGCGGGTGCGGGAGGACGGGAGGACCGTCTTCTACGTGCTGGACCTCGAGACCTTCGAGCACCGGCCGCCGGAGAACCCCCGGATCCCCATCGTCGAGGAGGCCCAGAGGCAGGGGGATCTCGCCTCCCGGCTGCGCTTTCTCGTAAGCAAGGCCGACGAGGACCGGCACGCCCGCTACGTCCGGGACACCCTGCTCCCCTACCTGGCCTACGCCTCACGGCGGGTGCCGGAGATCTCCGACACCCTAGAGGACGTGGACCACGCCATGGAGTGGGGTTTCGGGCACGAGGCCGGGCCCTTCAGGACGTGGGACATGCTCGGCGTCGCCGAGACGGCGGAGCTGATGCGCTCCATGGGCCTCGAGGTTGCCCCCTGGGTGGAGGAGATGCTCGAGGCCGGGGGTGAGAGCTTCTACCGGCGGGAGGACGGCCGGGAGCTGGTCTACAGTCCGCTGCGCAAAGAGTACGCGCCTGTGCGGGAGGACCCGCTGGTCATCTCTCTGGAGCGGCTGCGCGAGGAGGGTCGGGAGCTGGCCCGCAACGACTCCGCCAGCCTCCTCGACCTCGGCGACGGGGTGCTCTGTCTGGAGTTCCACTCCAGGGGCAACTCCATCGACCGGGGCGTGATCGAGATGGGCTTCCGGGCGCTGCGGGAGCTGGAGCGCGAGGAGGTCGTCGGGCTCGTCGTCGGCAACGAGGGGCACAACTTCTGCGTGGGGGCGAACCTCGTCGAGATCGCCCAGGCCGTCCAGAACGGGGGTGTGGGGCAGGTGGGCGAGAGCGTCGACGCCCTGCACCGGCTGCTCATGGGTTTCCGCTTCTCCGAGAAGCCGGTCGTCGCCGCCCCGCGGGGTCAGACCCTCGGCGGGGGGCTCGAGATCTGCCTGCACGCCGCCCGCGTGGTCGCCGCCGCCGAGAGCTACATGGGGCTCGTCGAGGCCGGGGTGGGGCTCATCCCGGCTGGCGGCGGGACGAAGGAGATGGTGCGGAGGACCGTCTCGCGGGCGCTCCGGCAGGCCCCCGACAGCCCGCCGCTGCCCTTCCTGCAGAAGGCCTTCGAGACCATCGCCACCGCCCGGGTCTCCGGGAGCGCGCTCGAGGCGCGGGAGCTCGGCTTTCTGGACGAGGACGACCCGGTGGTGATGAACGCCGACCATCTCCTCTACCACGCCAAGGACGAGGTGTTGGATCTCGCCGACAGCTACTCCCCGCCGGAGGGCGGCAACGACGTCTACGCCGCGGGCGTCCAGGCGCGGGCCGCTCTGCTCATGGCGGTCCGCAGCATGCAGTGGGGCCGCTACGCCACCGAGTACGACGGCGTCATCGCCGGGCACCTCGCCCGGGTCATGACCGGCGGGGAGCTCAGCATGCCCCAGTGGGTGCCCGAGGAGCACATCCTGCGCCTCGAGAAAGAGGCCTTCCTCGCCCTTCTGGGCAACCGGAAGACCCACGAGCGCATAGAGGCCATGCTCAAGACCGGCAAGCCCCTGAGGAACTAG
- a CDS encoding zinc-binding dehydrogenase yields MHEIGNGPEGLRYEEVPDPEPGPGETLVRLRAAALNRRDLFVTYGQYPGARPEALPVILGSDGSGEVVAHGDGAETTPPEGSEVVINPALHWGADQDKPGREYRILGLPDDGTFAQLVKVPTENVFRKPSHLTHEQAAAFPLAALTAYRALVTRGGVREGETVVVTGVGGGVATFLVQLAHALGARVFVTSGSDEKIERAKELGAEGGVNYRSERWDRELKEMTGGGADLSVDSVGGEVFNALVGLAKPGSRIVTFGATAGPVPKLVLPRIFLKHLTVLGTAMGSNVDFEGALRLYGERGLIPVISKTFALEETREALEFMESGEGMGKIVLRIPQ; encoded by the coding sequence TTGCACGAGATAGGGAACGGGCCTGAAGGGCTACGCTACGAGGAAGTGCCTGACCCCGAGCCGGGACCGGGGGAGACGCTCGTCCGGCTGCGTGCGGCGGCGCTCAACCGCCGCGACCTCTTCGTCACCTACGGTCAGTACCCGGGGGCCCGGCCGGAGGCGCTTCCGGTCATCCTGGGCTCCGACGGCTCGGGCGAGGTGGTGGCCCACGGCGACGGCGCGGAGACGACGCCCCCCGAGGGGAGCGAGGTGGTCATCAACCCGGCGCTCCACTGGGGGGCGGACCAGGACAAACCGGGCAGGGAGTACAGGATCCTCGGGCTTCCCGACGACGGCACCTTCGCCCAGCTTGTGAAGGTGCCCACGGAGAACGTCTTTCGCAAGCCCTCCCACCTGACCCACGAGCAGGCGGCTGCCTTCCCGCTCGCCGCGCTCACCGCCTACCGGGCGCTGGTCACCCGCGGCGGGGTGCGGGAGGGCGAGACGGTGGTGGTCACCGGGGTGGGAGGCGGGGTCGCCACCTTCCTGGTGCAGCTCGCCCACGCCCTCGGAGCCAGGGTCTTCGTCACCAGCGGGAGCGACGAGAAGATCGAGCGGGCGAAGGAGCTCGGCGCGGAGGGCGGGGTCAACTACCGCTCCGAGCGGTGGGACCGGGAGCTCAAGGAGATGACCGGCGGCGGCGCGGACCTCTCGGTGGACTCGGTAGGCGGCGAGGTCTTCAACGCCCTCGTCGGCCTGGCCAAGCCCGGAAGCCGCATCGTCACCTTCGGGGCCACGGCCGGCCCGGTCCCCAAGCTGGTGCTGCCCAGGATCTTCCTCAAGCACCTCACGGTGCTGGGCACCGCCATGGGCTCCAACGTGGACTTCGAGGGCGCGCTGCGGCTCTACGGGGAGCGCGGTCTGATCCCGGTGATAAGCAAGACCTTCGCTCTGGAGGAGACCCGGGAGGCCCTGGAGTTCATGGAGTCCGGCGAGGGGATGGGCAAGATAGTCCTTCGGATACCGCAGTAA
- a CDS encoding NAD(P)/FAD-dependent oxidoreductase, translating into MADKYDVVIVGAGAAGLSAALMLGRSRRRTLVLDGGPPRNAPAAHSHGLFTRDGVPPGELLRLGKKDLGAYPSVEVREAVAVGASGSDGNFQVEVSGGERVSARKILLASGVVDEMPDIPGFAEAWGKGIFHCPYCHGWEVRERALAVFESGASLMHRMLLVRNLSRDLVAITDGTGVSDEDRGRLSALGVPLYESGISRIESEEGTGKLTRIVLGDGTEIEREGLFTNPPQRQRSELAEMLGCEMKYIEMMRGYTISVDPMTRETSVKGVFAAGDAGIPPAQSLPNAVATGANAATFINYALASDDVAEELSGVASSP; encoded by the coding sequence GTGGCCGATAAATACGACGTCGTGATCGTCGGTGCGGGCGCGGCGGGGCTCTCGGCGGCGCTCATGCTCGGGCGATCGAGGCGGCGGACGCTCGTCCTCGACGGCGGGCCGCCGAGGAACGCGCCCGCGGCGCACAGCCACGGGCTCTTCACCCGTGACGGAGTACCGCCCGGCGAACTCCTCCGCCTCGGGAAAAAAGACCTCGGGGCGTACCCGAGCGTCGAGGTTCGGGAGGCGGTCGCCGTCGGAGCGTCCGGCTCGGACGGGAACTTCCAGGTGGAGGTTTCCGGCGGGGAGAGGGTTTCGGCGCGGAAGATACTCCTCGCTTCGGGGGTGGTGGATGAGATGCCGGACATTCCCGGCTTCGCGGAGGCGTGGGGGAAGGGGATCTTCCATTGCCCGTACTGCCACGGATGGGAGGTTCGGGAGAGAGCGCTCGCGGTGTTCGAGAGCGGGGCCTCGCTCATGCACCGCATGCTCCTCGTCCGAAACCTGAGCCGCGACCTCGTCGCCATCACCGACGGGACGGGGGTTTCGGACGAGGATCGGGGAAGGCTCTCTGCGCTCGGCGTGCCGCTCTACGAGAGCGGAATATCCCGCATCGAGTCCGAAGAGGGGACCGGGAAACTCACCCGCATCGTTCTCGGGGACGGGACGGAGATCGAGCGCGAAGGACTCTTCACGAACCCGCCGCAGCGGCAAAGGTCGGAACTCGCGGAGATGCTCGGGTGCGAGATGAAATACATCGAGATGATGCGCGGATACACGATCTCCGTCGACCCCATGACCCGCGAGACGAGCGTGAAGGGAGTCTTCGCCGCAGGAGACGCCGGAATACCGCCGGCTCAGTCCCTGCCGAACGCCGTCGCCACCGGGGCGAACGCCGCCACCTTCATAAACTACGCCCTCGCCTCCGACGACGTGGCCGAAGAACTCTCAGGGGTGGCTTCGAGCCCGTGA